From a region of the Nerophis lumbriciformis linkage group LG06, RoL_Nlum_v2.1, whole genome shotgun sequence genome:
- the LOC133608940 gene encoding nucleolar and spindle-associated protein 1-like, which produces MDLDSMKYAELRSLAKQFGLKANLKADKLRKALKQHFDQQQNTQEEKKEEFEVEICHAPPVFVNTRRGRAKNKRVDVENEFSTEDEAKLDEESGEAVSAGPPQRDNKRRRLSSPSKMETAGKQVVVVLEDVQLPSATKNEVPRPKASKIPRLIGDLAKMKPLKPVTPNFKKLHEAQFNKLESIDEYMQRKNRKTEPIQKPVKELKAVKPRRSSKFTPAANSSSSKKTTEDKRIATLLSASKDPAKKLAGKKDAAFKPSVLSTRRINVRFTEATPDNEYKMSLLKRPSRMSFNVVTSTRVSESQRKQASKLRSLPPMYFL; this is translated from the coding sequence ATGGATTTGGATTCCATGAAATACGCGGAACTGCGCAGCCTGGCAAAACAGTTCGGTCTCAAGGCTAATTTGAAGGCTGACAAGTTACGGAAAGCCCTCAAGCAGCATTTTGATCAACAGCAGAACACACAGGAGGAAAAGAAAGAGGAATTTGAGGTTGAGATTTGTCACGCGCCCCCGGTGTTTGTGAACACACGTCGTGggagagcaaaaaacaaaagagtCGATGTGGAGAACGAGTTTTCTACTGAGGACGAAGCCAAGTTGGACGAGGAGTCCGGTGAGGCGGTCTCAGCTGGTCCTCCCCAGCGTGACAACAAGAGGAGACGACTGTCTTCCCCCTCCAAGATGGAGACTGCAGGCAAGCAAGTTGTTGTGGTGCTGGAAGACGTTCAACTGCCGAGTGCCACCAAGAATGAAGTTCCACGTCCCAAGGCTAGTAAGATCCCCCGTTTAATAGGCGACCTGGCGAAGATGAAGCCCTTGAAACCAGTCACTCCCAATTTCAAAAAGCTCCACGAGGCCCAATTCAACAAGCTGGAGTCCATCGACGAGTACATGCAGAGGAAGAACAGGAAGACGGAGCCGATCCAAAAGCCTGTGAAAGAGCTGAAGGCGGTGAAGCCGAGGCGGTCGTCCAAGTTCACCCCAGCGgccaacagcagcagcagcaagaaGACGACTGAGGACAAACGCATAGCGACTCTTCTTTCTGCCAGCAAAGATCCTGCAAAGAAGCTCGCCGGGAAGAAAGACGCGGCGTTCAAGCCGTCAGTCCTTTCCACGCGGAGGATCAACGTGAGGTTCACGGAGGCCACGCCCGACAACGAGTACAAGATGTCACTGCTGAAAAGGCCGTCCCGCATGTCCTTCAACGTGGTGACCAgcacaagagtctccgaaagccagcgcaaacaagctagcaagctacggagtttgccgccaatgtatttcttgtaa